One Qipengyuania aurantiaca genomic region harbors:
- a CDS encoding GCN5-related N-acetyltransferase: MDRTTLQNDWFDLTRERMPQAAQARGWPVRFDHCFQRILLDNAVGAKWNEQIPAPAYRNAPDEILQRAVALGRAAMEGTEDLAELNRNSLGFRGKLKP; this comes from the coding sequence ATGGATCGCACAACACTTCAGAACGACTGGTTCGACCTCACCCGCGAACGGATGCCCCAGGCTGCGCAGGCGCGCGGATGGCCAGTGCGGTTCGACCATTGTTTTCAGCGCATCCTGCTCGACAACGCGGTTGGTGCAAAGTGGAATGAGCAAATTCCTGCGCCCGCCTATCGCAACGCGCCGGACGAGATCTTGCAGCGTGCCGTCGCGCTTGGCCGTGCGGCCATGGAAGGCACGGAAGACCTTGCCGAGCTCAACCGCAACTCGCTCGGTTTTCGCGGGAAGCTGAAGCCTTGA
- a CDS encoding S8 family serine peptidase, which translates to MKKSLLTAMVLAAIPTTLIAQNGASLRAGEERVNPAIERAGQKISGSWICTMNFNTPGNAVAQEAGRAANRGQGRIKHVYTGAVKGFALQIPDHAIGRVMNGNPAIESCEQDQVMAIATKQRGKPTRDVSITADYTPWGVARVGGGTGSGFRRAWVIDSGIADHPDLNIDRGRSRSFVSGTSSTGDGNGHGTHVAGTIAAKGDGAGVVGVAPGAPVVSLRVFGASGEGSNSAVLAAVDHTYRYASPGDVVNMSLGGGTSSTLDNAVLRASNRGIYFTLAAGNEAMNANYSSPGRVNGTYIWTVSASDSNDRFASFSNYGNPPIDVAEPGVDIVSTYLNGGYAYLSGTSMAAPHLAGLILQRSVRYGGTVSGDRDNNPDVIGIK; encoded by the coding sequence ATGAAGAAGTCGCTTCTCACGGCGATGGTGCTTGCCGCCATCCCGACGACCCTTATCGCCCAGAACGGAGCCAGCTTGCGCGCCGGTGAAGAACGGGTAAACCCAGCCATCGAGCGTGCCGGCCAGAAGATTTCGGGCAGCTGGATCTGCACCATGAACTTCAACACCCCCGGCAATGCCGTGGCGCAGGAAGCAGGCCGCGCCGCCAATCGCGGGCAGGGGCGTATCAAGCACGTCTACACCGGCGCCGTGAAGGGTTTTGCGTTGCAGATTCCCGATCACGCGATTGGCCGCGTCATGAACGGCAATCCGGCGATCGAGTCGTGCGAGCAGGACCAGGTCATGGCAATCGCCACCAAGCAGCGCGGAAAGCCGACCAGGGACGTCAGCATCACGGCCGATTACACTCCTTGGGGTGTTGCGCGTGTCGGAGGTGGCACGGGTTCGGGTTTCCGCCGCGCATGGGTGATCGACAGCGGGATCGCCGACCACCCGGATCTCAACATCGACCGCGGCCGTTCGCGCAGCTTCGTGTCGGGTACGTCGAGCACCGGTGACGGCAATGGTCACGGTACACACGTTGCCGGCACGATCGCTGCTAAGGGCGATGGTGCGGGTGTCGTCGGCGTGGCTCCGGGTGCGCCGGTCGTGTCGCTTCGCGTCTTCGGTGCAAGCGGCGAGGGTTCGAATTCCGCCGTCCTTGCAGCGGTCGACCACACCTATCGCTATGCTTCACCGGGCGATGTCGTGAACATGAGCCTTGGCGGCGGCACGAGCTCCACGCTCGACAACGCCGTGCTACGCGCTTCGAACCGCGGCATCTACTTCACCCTTGCTGCCGGTAACGAGGCGATGAATGCGAATTATTCGTCGCCGGGACGCGTCAACGGGACCTACATCTGGACGGTGTCGGCCAGCGACAGCAACGACCGCTTCGCCAGCTTTTCCAACTACGGCAACCCGCCGATCGACGTGGCCGAGCCGGGCGTGGACATCGTCTCGACCTACCTCAACGGTGGTTACGCCTATCTCTCGGGCACCTCGATGGCCGCGCCGCACCTCGCCGGCCTGATCCTGCAGCGCTCGGTCCGCTACGGCGGCACGGTGAGCGGCGACCGGGACAACAACCCCGACGTCATCGGGATCAAATAA
- a CDS encoding M3 family metallopeptidase translates to MKAHILATTAAAALLSACTTAPGGEMDPIADAAVDAAVSIPKGTGYFAADSDLPFLAPDFEAVSEDDYLPAFRQGMAIQKAEIEAIKANPAPATFENTIVAYEKSGRMLGRVSRVFFALTGSNTTDRLDEINTEVSPLLTAHSDSITLDPALFARVKAVYDNRAAMTMTPEDATLLENTYDSMVQAGALLTETQRERVKAINTELSTLTTEFSQQAKDAMADQPVIFDNRSDLAGLSDADITSAAEFAAELGHEGKYAIALQNTTQQPLLPSMTNRAAREKLFMASYHRADGTTDIDTRLLIARIAELRAEKAALFGKPDWATYAMWDRMAETPETALDFMEQMVPALAATQRREAAMLNAAIAADGGNYEVKPWDWYRYANRIKAEQYELDEDAMMEYFQLDTMLEDGVFYMAEKLYGLTFERRTDLPVYHPDVWTYTVFDRDGSELGLFYFDPFQRPSKRGGAWMSNFVDQSHLWGTKPVIYNVLNIPKAPAGEPQLVSFDWVNTTFHEFGHALHGFFADQRYESLSGTATARDFVEYPSQVHEMWATYPDVLRNYAKHYQTGETIPQAMVDRIEAASKFNQGYDFGEVVEAALLDMKWAALSPEEAAALDTPEKVSAFERNSLEELGLEIDLVPPRYRSTYFNHIFSGPTGYSAGYYSYLWTEMLDRDSRKWFLENGGLTRANGDHYRATVLSRGGTMDYFKMFENFAGRAPDVTPMLEARGLVAGDEAADSAVSDDGPATIGDAGM, encoded by the coding sequence ATGAAGGCCCATATTCTGGCCACCACCGCCGCAGCCGCCCTTCTGTCCGCCTGCACCACCGCTCCCGGAGGAGAAATGGACCCCATCGCCGACGCCGCCGTGGACGCCGCGGTTTCGATCCCCAAGGGCACCGGCTATTTCGCTGCCGACAGCGACCTACCGTTCCTCGCACCCGATTTCGAAGCCGTTTCGGAGGACGACTACCTCCCCGCTTTCCGCCAGGGCATGGCGATCCAGAAGGCCGAAATCGAGGCGATCAAGGCCAACCCCGCTCCGGCGACATTCGAAAACACGATTGTCGCTTACGAAAAGTCCGGCCGCATGCTCGGCCGCGTCTCGCGGGTCTTCTTCGCGCTGACCGGCTCGAACACCACCGACCGTCTTGACGAAATCAACACCGAAGTCAGCCCGCTGCTGACCGCGCATAGCGACAGCATCACCCTCGATCCCGCGCTCTTCGCCCGCGTGAAGGCCGTCTACGACAACCGCGCCGCGATGACGATGACGCCCGAAGACGCGACGCTGCTCGAAAACACCTATGACAGCATGGTGCAGGCCGGCGCGCTCCTGACCGAGACGCAGCGTGAACGCGTGAAGGCGATCAACACCGAACTGTCCACGCTGACCACCGAATTCAGCCAGCAGGCCAAGGATGCCATGGCGGATCAGCCGGTGATCTTCGACAACCGCAGCGACCTTGCTGGCCTTTCGGACGCCGACATCACCTCGGCGGCCGAATTCGCGGCTGAACTGGGCCACGAAGGCAAATACGCCATAGCGCTGCAGAACACGACGCAGCAGCCGCTTCTGCCGAGCATGACTAATCGCGCCGCGCGCGAGAAGCTGTTCATGGCAAGCTATCACCGCGCCGACGGCACGACCGATATCGACACGCGCCTCCTCATCGCCCGTATCGCCGAACTGCGCGCCGAAAAGGCCGCTCTGTTCGGCAAGCCGGACTGGGCGACCTACGCGATGTGGGACCGCATGGCGGAGACCCCCGAGACCGCGCTCGACTTCATGGAACAGATGGTCCCGGCGCTCGCCGCGACGCAGCGCCGCGAAGCCGCAATGCTTAACGCGGCCATCGCAGCCGATGGCGGCAATTATGAAGTGAAGCCATGGGATTGGTATCGCTACGCCAACCGCATCAAGGCCGAGCAGTACGAGCTCGATGAAGACGCGATGATGGAGTATTTCCAGCTCGACACGATGCTGGAAGACGGCGTCTTCTACATGGCGGAAAAGCTCTACGGCCTGACCTTCGAACGCCGCACGGACCTGCCGGTCTATCACCCCGACGTGTGGACCTACACCGTGTTCGACCGCGACGGCAGCGAACTGGGCCTGTTCTACTTCGACCCGTTCCAGCGCCCTTCCAAGCGCGGCGGTGCGTGGATGAGCAACTTCGTCGACCAGAGCCATCTGTGGGGCACCAAGCCGGTGATCTACAATGTGCTCAACATCCCGAAGGCGCCCGCGGGCGAACCGCAGCTGGTCAGCTTCGACTGGGTCAACACGACCTTCCACGAGTTCGGCCATGCGCTGCACGGCTTCTTCGCCGACCAGCGCTACGAAAGCCTCTCGGGCACGGCCACGGCACGCGACTTCGTCGAATATCCGAGCCAGGTCCACGAAATGTGGGCAACCTACCCCGATGTGCTGCGCAATTACGCAAAGCACTACCAGACCGGCGAAACCATCCCGCAGGCGATGGTCGACCGGATCGAGGCCGCGTCCAAGTTCAACCAGGGCTACGATTTCGGCGAAGTCGTCGAAGCCGCCCTGCTGGACATGAAGTGGGCCGCGCTCTCGCCCGAAGAAGCCGCCGCGCTCGATACGCCGGAGAAGGTCAGCGCCTTCGAACGCAATTCGCTGGAGGAGCTGGGTCTGGAGATCGACCTCGTCCCGCCGCGCTATCGTAGCACCTATTTCAACCACATTTTCAGTGGCCCGACCGGCTATTCGGCAGGCTATTACAGCTATCTGTGGACCGAAATGCTCGACCGCGATAGCCGCAAGTGGTTCCTCGAGAACGGTGGACTGACCCGCGCCAATGGCGATCACTACCGCGCTACCGTGCTCAGCCGCGGCGGCACGATGGACTACTTCAAGATGTTCGAAAACTTCGCCGGTCGCGCCCCTGACGTGACCCCGATGCTCGAAGCCCGCGGCCTTGTCGCCGGCGATGAGGCGGCGGACAGCGCGGTTTCGGACGACGGTCCAGCCACTATCGGCGATGCCGGTATGTGA
- the thpR gene encoding RNA 2',3'-cyclic phosphodiesterase, giving the protein MTHRLFFALRPPAPLRDALIDTMDDLENARWQDDDQLHLTLRYIGEVDAHRADDLAEEAETLAFEPFELSIAGVGYFERKSRPSSVWARIAPSEPLTRLQARIERLCQRCGLPAETRKFTPHITLARLNAAAGSLAPFLARNESLALGPWRVDTYILYESFLREAGSLYDPVVTYHAKAE; this is encoded by the coding sequence ATGACCCACCGCCTCTTCTTTGCCCTTCGCCCGCCTGCACCGCTGCGCGACGCGCTGATCGACACGATGGACGATCTCGAGAACGCCCGCTGGCAGGACGACGACCAGCTGCACCTGACGCTACGCTATATCGGCGAGGTCGACGCCCATCGCGCCGATGATCTGGCCGAAGAAGCCGAGACGCTCGCCTTCGAACCGTTCGAACTCTCCATCGCAGGTGTCGGATATTTCGAGCGAAAATCCCGCCCATCCTCGGTCTGGGCGCGTATTGCGCCTAGCGAGCCGCTCACCCGTCTCCAGGCCCGGATCGAGCGCCTGTGCCAGCGCTGCGGTCTGCCTGCCGAGACCCGCAAGTTCACGCCCCACATCACGCTGGCGCGGCTCAACGCAGCGGCCGGATCGCTGGCCCCATTCCTCGCCCGCAACGAAAGCCTCGCTCTTGGCCCATGGCGCGTCGATACCTACATATTGTACGAGAGTTTCCTGCGCGAAGCAGGCTCGCTCTACGATCCTGTCGTCACTTACCACGCGAAGGCCGAATGA
- a CDS encoding GGDEF domain-containing protein, which produces MMASSTARFATTPSLSERDPDWHGEREAEVLRSVAETEGRTIYSNIVGTLIIAAVSQLLPNAADFHIPILFRLAATLFMTSVYISIRKKFAAGKRPAMPPALALPIGLFGGASWALLLAPVFFEPNLHPAAFIVAASVLICTSLVAVHCSPLPWVWYPFGLAFLATFWIAMLQAPSPFGTWMSLGVGLIYLAVASFSLAAARQKYAAAETLVNNHRLGEDLAEALARAEFLANRDPLTGLYNRRALFESELVTPAPGERNHVLLLDLDNFKQVNDQHGHDIGDRVLIAVGQALQQNVRDLGDENHFAARLGGEEFAVFLALDDPARAHEIAEAIRAAIKAVAAEFGLTGLLGTASIGVAEHRASEAIGSAIKRADKALYEAKAGGRNRVVVQTA; this is translated from the coding sequence ATGATGGCGTCAAGCACCGCGCGCTTCGCAACCACTCCCAGCCTGTCCGAACGCGACCCCGACTGGCATGGGGAGCGCGAGGCCGAGGTGTTGCGCAGCGTTGCCGAGACCGAAGGCCGCACGATCTATTCCAACATCGTGGGGACGCTTATTATCGCTGCGGTTTCGCAGCTCCTGCCCAACGCCGCAGATTTCCACATCCCGATCCTTTTCCGGCTCGCAGCAACGCTGTTCATGACATCGGTCTATATCTCGATCCGGAAAAAGTTTGCTGCGGGCAAACGCCCTGCAATGCCTCCCGCGCTGGCACTCCCTATCGGCCTGTTTGGCGGAGCAAGCTGGGCGCTCCTGCTCGCGCCGGTGTTTTTTGAGCCCAATCTCCATCCGGCTGCCTTTATCGTGGCCGCGTCAGTGCTCATCTGTACCAGCCTCGTGGCGGTGCATTGCTCGCCGCTGCCTTGGGTCTGGTATCCCTTCGGCCTCGCCTTCCTGGCCACCTTCTGGATTGCCATGCTGCAGGCCCCCTCGCCATTCGGGACTTGGATGTCGCTCGGCGTAGGCCTGATCTATCTCGCCGTCGCTTCCTTCAGCCTTGCCGCGGCGCGGCAGAAATACGCGGCCGCCGAGACGCTCGTAAACAACCATCGCCTCGGCGAAGACCTCGCCGAAGCGCTGGCGCGCGCCGAGTTCCTCGCCAATCGCGATCCGCTCACCGGCCTATACAACCGCAGGGCGCTCTTCGAGAGCGAGCTTGTCACACCGGCACCGGGCGAGAGGAATCACGTCCTCCTGCTCGATCTCGACAACTTCAAGCAGGTCAACGACCAGCATGGCCACGACATCGGCGACCGTGTGCTGATCGCTGTGGGGCAGGCGCTGCAACAGAATGTGCGCGACCTCGGCGACGAGAACCATTTCGCCGCGCGGCTTGGCGGCGAGGAGTTTGCCGTTTTCCTTGCGCTGGACGATCCAGCCCGTGCCCATGAAATCGCGGAGGCCATTCGTGCGGCCATCAAGGCCGTCGCCGCAGAATTCGGTCTGACCGGCCTCCTCGGCACCGCCTCCATCGGCGTGGCCGAGCATCGCGCAAGCGAAGCCATCGGCAGCGCCATCAAACGCGCCGACAAGGCGCTTTACGAAGCCAAGGCAGGCGGCCGGAACCGGGTCGTCGTCCAAACCGCCTGA
- a CDS encoding lysozyme produces the protein MSDNERKPGSSPSATLSRQSQINSLQSERLKAIMAELDRPLDNEKWTSTPHAGEQKGAKSFLQRIRRHRDHRRELKRARQAAAKVYKVKPRLSTRKRASLLMGAGAMSLAAFTGPPTQKAKPTVTPAVTISAVEMEEVRKPAALLTASDEFKQALIEEEGVRYTVYRDVAGYPTVGVGHLIRPADNLRVGDRISDEQVLAFLEDDLKTAERGVRILVGDLPLYQHEFDALLDLVYNVGLGNVSDRESPRLNAAINAADYEGIAAELDYTHAAGKVARGLEFRSERRAKIFMEASYEDPREVSTSRSVSS, from the coding sequence ATGTCAGACAATGAAAGAAAACCGGGCTCGTCGCCGTCCGCCACCCTCAGCAGGCAATCGCAGATCAATTCGCTCCAGAGCGAGCGACTGAAAGCGATCATGGCGGAACTCGACCGCCCGCTCGACAACGAAAAATGGACTTCCACCCCGCATGCAGGCGAGCAGAAGGGTGCCAAATCCTTCCTCCAGCGCATCCGCCGTCATCGCGACCATCGCCGCGAACTGAAGCGCGCACGCCAGGCGGCCGCCAAGGTCTACAAGGTCAAACCGCGCCTTTCGACGCGCAAACGCGCATCGCTCCTCATGGGGGCGGGAGCCATGAGCCTTGCCGCCTTCACCGGTCCGCCAACCCAGAAGGCGAAGCCGACCGTGACGCCTGCCGTGACCATCAGCGCGGTGGAAATGGAAGAGGTGCGTAAGCCCGCCGCCCTGCTGACCGCCAGTGACGAATTCAAGCAGGCGCTGATCGAAGAGGAAGGCGTGCGTTACACCGTTTACCGCGATGTCGCCGGCTACCCGACCGTGGGCGTCGGCCACCTCATCCGCCCGGCAGACAATCTTCGCGTGGGCGACCGCATCAGCGACGAACAGGTGCTTGCTTTTCTTGAAGACGACCTCAAGACAGCCGAGCGCGGCGTCCGCATCCTTGTGGGCGATTTACCGCTGTACCAGCACGAGTTCGATGCCTTGCTCGACCTCGTTTACAATGTGGGCCTCGGCAATGTGTCGGACCGCGAGAGCCCGCGTCTGAACGCCGCCATCAACGCGGCCGATTACGAAGGCATCGCTGCCGAACTCGACTATACCCATGCCGCCGGCAAAGTCGCCCGCGGACTGGAATTCCGTTCGGAACGCCGGGCGAAAATCTTTATGGAAGCCAGCTACGAGGACCCCCGCGAGGTTTCCACATCGCGTTCGGTATCCAGCTAG
- a CDS encoding GGDEF domain-containing protein, whose translation MAHEPHSGPTDRAGASPDVDPRAVQQETMLAMLERERRSLSSSLLAMALLALSFAFYALPGPFYLLLGLRLASFTFTRRAAALLNLAVRENRRTTWPHRRMMLAMGLTGFTLAMLLLPAPAGTPFAAQLLVGCVVLVALTLISTTLAAMRGPRDMMLASFFLTMCVIVPSQLASTANMWIIAVAAITVAGIRMYAYNAGEHIITSAAVLVENRLLSQDLAQALAKAEYLGACDPLTGLYNRRKLFEQRERAADGGLRQVLMIDLDRFKSINDKFGHSAGDRVLVAAADAIGARLDGMKGSGHMAFRLGGEEFVALLQDTDCDTARRVAEALRGDITQISAAAADIGALETTASIGIARWHPGEELDEALQRADAACYAAKNAGRNRVQAAA comes from the coding sequence ATGGCGCACGAGCCGCATTCTGGACCGACCGATCGTGCCGGCGCTTCGCCGGATGTCGATCCGCGCGCGGTGCAGCAGGAGACTATGCTCGCCATGCTGGAGCGCGAGCGGCGTTCGCTCAGCAGCAGCCTGCTTGCCATGGCCCTACTCGCCCTCTCCTTCGCTTTCTACGCCTTGCCGGGGCCTTTCTACCTGCTGCTCGGCCTGCGCTTGGCGTCCTTCACTTTCACCCGCCGTGCGGCTGCGCTGCTCAATCTCGCGGTGCGCGAGAACAGGCGCACGACCTGGCCGCATCGACGCATGATGCTGGCAATGGGGCTGACGGGGTTCACCCTCGCAATGCTGCTGCTGCCCGCACCCGCAGGCACGCCGTTTGCCGCGCAATTGCTTGTTGGCTGCGTCGTGCTCGTCGCACTCACACTCATTTCGACCACGCTGGCTGCGATGCGGGGACCACGGGACATGATGCTCGCCAGCTTCTTCCTCACCATGTGCGTGATTGTCCCGAGCCAATTGGCATCGACAGCCAATATGTGGATCATCGCCGTGGCAGCGATCACCGTCGCTGGCATTCGCATGTACGCCTACAACGCCGGGGAGCACATCATCACTTCAGCCGCCGTGCTGGTGGAAAACCGGTTGCTCTCGCAGGATTTGGCGCAAGCGCTGGCCAAGGCGGAATACCTCGGGGCCTGCGATCCGCTCACCGGGTTATACAACCGCCGCAAGCTGTTCGAGCAGCGCGAAAGAGCCGCCGACGGGGGCCTGCGGCAGGTGCTGATGATCGACCTCGACCGGTTCAAGAGCATCAATGATAAATTCGGCCACTCGGCCGGCGATCGTGTGCTGGTGGCAGCAGCTGATGCCATCGGCGCGAGGCTGGACGGCATGAAAGGCAGCGGCCACATGGCCTTCCGCCTCGGCGGAGAGGAGTTTGTCGCCCTCCTGCAAGACACCGATTGCGACACCGCGCGCCGCGTGGCCGAGGCGCTGCGGGGCGATATTACGCAAATCTCCGCAGCGGCTGCCGATATCGGAGCTCTCGAAACGACAGCCTCCATCGGCATCGCGCGTTGGCATCCGGGCGAAGAGCTCGATGAAGCTCTCCAGCGCGCCGATGCGGCGTGTTACGCGGCCAAGAACGCAGGCCGCAACCGGGTGCAGGCCGCCGCCTGA
- the uvrA gene encoding excinuclease ABC subunit UvrA has translation MALTKISVRGAREHNLKGVDIELPRDSLIVITGLSGSGKSSLAFDTIYAEGQRRYVESLSAYARQFLEMMQKPDVEHIDGLSPAISIEQKTTSRNPRSTVATVTEIYDYMRLLWARVGVPYSPATGLPIEAQTVSNMVDRVMELPEGTRLYLLAPVVRGRKGEYRKELAEWQKAGFTRVRIDGEMYPIEEAPALDKKFKHDIEVVVDRLAVKEGIETRLADSFEQALKLADGLAYVDLADGVVPGREDEGASGGAMKGAGLPANRIVFSEHFSCPVSGFTIEEVEPRLFSFNAPQGACPTCDGIGEKQLFDPQLVVPNEALSLKKGAVVPWAKSNPPSPYYMQVLASLAKEYEFDLTTPWEDFDKEIRDIILYGTKGRAIPLTFKDGRKQYTVKKPFEGVIGNLNRRMLQTESAWMREELAKFQTAQPCETCHGKRLNEKALAVKIDGTDIATPTKMSVADAKDYFLGLPDALNDTQRQIAHAILKEINERLGFLDNVGLDYLNLDRTSGTLSGGESQRIRLASQIGSGLSGVLYVLDEPSIGLHQRDNDRLLETLKRLRDLGNTVIVVEHDEDAIRTADHVVDLGPGAGVHGGEVVAQGTLKQVLRSKKSLTADYLTGRREIAVPATRRKGNGHALTVHGARANNLNNVTASIPLGTFTCITGVSGSGKSSFTIDTLYASAARQLNGARVVAGAHDKVTGLEYCDKVIEIDQSPIGRTPRSNPATYTGAFTQIRDWFAGLPEAQARGYKPGRFSFNVKGGRCEACQGDGLIKIEMHFLPDVYVTCEECGGKRYNRETLEVKFKGHSIADVLDMTIEDAEGFFKAVPPIRDKMHMLNEVGLGYVKVGQQATTLSGGEAQRVKLAKELSKRSTGQTLYILDEPTTGLHFEDVRKLLEVLHRLVDQGNSVVVIEHNLDVIKTADHILDLGPGGGVRGGEVVAQGTPEEVAEIEGSYTGQYLRPMLARQKEAAE, from the coding sequence ATGGCACTTACCAAGATCTCCGTCCGCGGCGCGCGGGAACACAATCTTAAGGGCGTCGATATCGAACTGCCGCGCGATAGCCTCATCGTCATCACGGGGCTGTCCGGCTCGGGCAAGTCGAGCCTTGCCTTCGACACCATCTATGCCGAGGGGCAGCGGCGCTATGTCGAGAGCCTGAGCGCCTATGCGCGCCAGTTCCTGGAGATGATGCAGAAGCCCGATGTCGAGCATATCGACGGGCTCTCTCCCGCGATCTCGATCGAGCAGAAGACGACGAGCCGCAACCCGCGTTCGACCGTGGCCACGGTGACCGAGATCTACGACTACATGCGCTTGCTGTGGGCGCGGGTGGGGGTGCCGTATTCGCCCGCCACTGGACTGCCGATCGAGGCGCAGACGGTCTCCAACATGGTCGACCGCGTCATGGAACTGCCCGAGGGCACGCGGCTGTATTTGCTCGCGCCGGTGGTGCGCGGGCGCAAGGGCGAATACCGCAAGGAACTGGCCGAGTGGCAGAAGGCGGGCTTCACCCGCGTGCGCATCGATGGGGAGATGTACCCAATCGAGGAAGCGCCTGCGCTCGACAAGAAATTCAAGCACGACATCGAGGTGGTGGTCGATCGCCTCGCGGTGAAGGAAGGCATCGAGACGCGCCTCGCCGACAGTTTCGAGCAGGCCCTGAAGCTGGCTGATGGGCTCGCCTATGTCGACCTCGCCGACGGCGTAGTGCCCGGACGCGAGGACGAGGGCGCGTCAGGCGGCGCGATGAAGGGCGCTGGCCTGCCCGCCAACCGCATCGTGTTTTCGGAGCATTTCTCCTGCCCGGTCTCCGGCTTCACCATCGAGGAGGTCGAGCCGCGCCTGTTCTCGTTCAACGCGCCGCAGGGGGCCTGCCCGACCTGTGACGGTATCGGCGAAAAGCAGCTGTTCGACCCGCAGCTGGTCGTCCCCAACGAGGCGCTCAGTCTGAAGAAGGGCGCGGTGGTGCCCTGGGCGAAGAGCAACCCGCCGAGCCCCTATTACATGCAGGTCCTCGCCAGCCTCGCGAAGGAATACGAGTTCGACCTCACCACCCCGTGGGAAGATTTCGACAAGGAAATCCGCGACATCATCCTCTACGGCACCAAGGGCCGCGCCATCCCGCTCACCTTCAAGGACGGGCGCAAGCAATATACGGTGAAAAAGCCGTTCGAAGGCGTCATCGGCAACCTCAACCGCCGCATGCTGCAGACCGAAAGCGCGTGGATGCGCGAGGAGCTGGCCAAGTTCCAGACCGCGCAGCCGTGCGAGACATGCCATGGCAAGCGCCTCAACGAGAAGGCGCTGGCGGTGAAGATCGACGGCACCGACATCGCCACGCCGACCAAGATGAGCGTGGCCGATGCGAAGGACTATTTCCTGGGGCTCCCCGATGCGCTGAACGACACACAGCGGCAAATCGCGCACGCCATCCTCAAGGAAATCAACGAGCGGCTAGGCTTCCTCGACAATGTCGGGCTTGACTACCTCAACCTCGACCGCACCAGCGGCACATTGTCCGGCGGGGAGAGCCAGCGCATCCGCCTCGCCAGCCAGATCGGCAGCGGTCTTTCCGGAGTGCTCTACGTGCTCGACGAGCCCAGCATCGGCCTTCACCAGCGCGACAACGACCGGCTGCTCGAAACCCTCAAGCGCCTGCGCGACCTCGGAAACACCGTGATCGTGGTCGAGCATGACGAGGACGCCATCCGCACCGCCGACCACGTGGTCGACCTCGGCCCCGGCGCGGGCGTGCATGGCGGCGAAGTGGTCGCGCAGGGCACGCTCAAGCAGGTGCTGCGTTCAAAGAAGTCGCTCACCGCAGACTACCTCACCGGCCGCCGCGAAATCGCCGTCCCTGCCACCCGCCGCAAGGGCAACGGGCACGCGCTCACCGTCCACGGCGCGCGGGCGAACAATCTGAACAACGTCACCGCCTCCATCCCGCTCGGCACCTTTACCTGCATCACCGGCGTCTCGGGCTCGGGCAAGTCGTCCTTCACCATCGACACGCTCTACGCCTCCGCCGCGCGCCAGCTGAACGGCGCACGTGTGGTCGCGGGCGCGCACGACAAGGTCACCGGCCTCGAATATTGCGACAAGGTGATCGAAATCGACCAGTCGCCCATCGGCCGCACCCCGCGCTCCAACCCGGCGACCTACACCGGCGCCTTCACCCAGATCCGCGACTGGTTCGCCGGCCTCCCCGAAGCGCAGGCGCGCGGCTACAAGCCCGGCCGCTTCAGCTTCAACGTCAAGGGCGGCCGCTGCGAGGCGTGCCAGGGCGACGGCCTCATCAAGATCGAGATGCACTTCCTGCCCGACGTCTACGTGACCTGCGAGGAATGCGGCGGCAAGCGCTACAACCGCGAAACGCTGGAGGTGAAGTTCAAGGGCCACTCCATCGCCGACGTGCTCGACATGACGATCGAGGATGCGGAAGGCTTCTTCAAGGCCGTCCCCCCGATCCGCGACAAGATGCACATGCTGAACGAGGTGGGGCTGGGCTACGTCAAGGTCGGCCAGCAGGCGACCACGCTGTCAGGCGGCGAGGCGCAGCGCGTGAAGCTGGCCAAGGAACTGTCCAAGCGCAGCACCGGCCAGACGCTCTACATCCTCGACGAGCCCACCACGGGCCTCCATTTCGAGGATGTGAGGAAACTCCTCGAAGTGCTCCACCGCCTGGTGGACCAGGGCAATTCGGTGGTCGTGATCGAGCATAATCTCGACGTGATAAAAACAGCCGACCACATTCTTGATCTCGGTCCGGGCGGCGGCGTGCGGGGCGGGGAGGTTGTTGCGCAGGGTACGCCGGAGGAAGTGGCCGAAATCGAGGGATCCTATACCGGCCAGTACCTGCGTCCAATGCTGGCGCGCCAGAAGGAAGCCGCCGAGTAG